One genomic region from Haloprofundus salinisoli encodes:
- a CDS encoding isopentenyl phosphate kinase, which translates to MAVVLKLGGSVVTDKDRPETVDDEALDAAVDAVADSGLEALVVVHGGGSFGHHHAANHGVSTTDGTSDAAGALAIHAAMKRLNEAVVSRLQSRGVPALPVHPLSVAARHGSDDAAGEDAELSLPLDSTETLLGEGFVPVLHGDVVAHAGRGVTVVSGDELVVRLADGLGADRVGLCSTVPGVYDENEVVVDEIRSFEDVAAALGGSESTDVTGGMAAKVRALLAMDAPAYVFGPDGVGPFLAGESPGTRIDGR; encoded by the coding sequence ATGGCGGTCGTCCTCAAACTCGGCGGGAGCGTCGTCACCGACAAGGACAGGCCCGAGACCGTCGACGACGAGGCGCTCGACGCCGCCGTCGACGCCGTCGCCGACTCGGGTCTCGAAGCGCTCGTCGTCGTCCACGGTGGCGGAAGTTTCGGCCACCACCACGCCGCGAATCACGGTGTCAGCACCACCGACGGAACCTCGGACGCGGCGGGCGCGCTCGCCATCCACGCGGCGATGAAGCGGCTGAACGAGGCCGTCGTCTCGCGGTTGCAGTCCCGGGGCGTCCCGGCGCTCCCCGTCCATCCGCTGTCGGTGGCGGCGCGTCACGGGAGCGACGACGCAGCTGGAGAGGACGCCGAACTCTCGCTGCCGCTCGACTCGACGGAGACGCTGCTCGGCGAGGGGTTCGTCCCGGTGCTCCACGGCGACGTGGTCGCCCACGCGGGCCGCGGCGTCACCGTCGTCTCCGGCGACGAGCTCGTCGTTCGACTCGCCGACGGCCTCGGGGCCGACCGGGTCGGCCTCTGTTCGACGGTGCCGGGCGTCTACGACGAGAACGAGGTCGTCGTCGACGAGATTCGGTCGTTCGAGGACGTGGCGGCGGCGCTCGGCGGGAGCGAGTCGACGGACGTCACGGGCGGGATGGCCGCGAAGGTCCGGGCGCTGTTGGCGATGGACGCTCCGGCGTACGTGTTCGGTCCCGATGGCGTCGGCCCGTTCTTAGCGGGCGAATCGCCGGGGACGCGTATCGACGGTCGGTGA
- the mvk gene encoding mevalonate kinase: protein MTVSSAPGKVYLFGEHAVVYGEPAVPCAIERRATVSVEPREDDRIRVEARDLSLDGFTVEYSGATDGHPDVNVPTPLVEAAMGYIDAAVEQALDAADSREVGFDITVESDIPLGAGLGSSAAVVVAGIDAATRALGVDLDAEEIADRAYRAEYEVQDGQASRADTFCSAMGGAVRVEGDDCRTLDAPNLPFVVGFDGGAGDTGALVAGVRELKERYEFAADTVETIGDIVREGERLLADADPADAPDDELLAELGNLMDFNHGLLEALGVSSRSLDNMVWGARMAGADGAKLTGAGGGGCIVALDPTPETETGLRFTPGCEDVFRAELATEGVRVEAERAVDFRGEREDA, encoded by the coding sequence ATGACCGTTTCGAGCGCCCCGGGCAAGGTGTACCTCTTCGGGGAGCACGCCGTCGTCTACGGCGAACCCGCCGTCCCCTGCGCCATCGAACGCCGGGCGACAGTCAGCGTCGAACCGCGCGAAGACGACCGCATCCGCGTCGAGGCGCGGGATTTGAGCCTCGACGGGTTCACCGTGGAGTACTCCGGTGCGACCGACGGCCACCCGGACGTGAACGTCCCGACGCCGCTGGTCGAGGCGGCGATGGGCTACATCGACGCGGCGGTCGAACAGGCGCTCGACGCCGCCGATAGCCGAGAAGTCGGCTTCGACATCACCGTCGAGAGCGACATCCCCCTCGGCGCGGGCCTCGGCTCTTCGGCGGCCGTCGTCGTCGCGGGCATCGACGCGGCGACGCGCGCGCTCGGCGTCGACCTCGACGCCGAAGAGATAGCCGACCGGGCCTATCGGGCCGAGTACGAGGTCCAGGACGGCCAGGCGTCGCGGGCGGACACCTTCTGCTCGGCGATGGGCGGGGCCGTCCGCGTCGAGGGCGACGACTGCCGGACGCTCGACGCGCCGAACCTCCCGTTCGTCGTCGGCTTCGACGGCGGTGCGGGCGACACCGGCGCGCTCGTCGCCGGCGTCCGCGAACTGAAGGAACGTTACGAGTTCGCCGCCGACACCGTCGAGACCATCGGCGACATCGTCCGCGAAGGCGAGCGACTGCTGGCCGACGCCGACCCCGCGGACGCCCCGGACGACGAGTTGCTGGCGGAACTCGGTAACCTGATGGACTTCAACCACGGCCTGCTGGAGGCGCTCGGCGTCTCCTCGCGCTCGCTCGACAACATGGTGTGGGGCGCGCGGATGGCGGGCGCGGACGGCGCGAAACTGACCGGGGCGGGCGGCGGCGGCTGTATCGTCGCGCTCGACCCGACGCCCGAGACGGAGACGGGCCTCCGATTCACTCCGGGGTGTGAGGACGTGTTCCGCGCTGAGTTGGCGACCGAAGGCGTCCGCGTCGAAGCCGAGCGAGCGGTCGACTTCCGCGGAGAGCGAGAGGACGCCTGA
- the rpsB gene encoding 30S ribosomal protein S2 — protein sequence MTENDNEALETAEEEIEEEATGEAGANPEVDPDIEADDDLPAEGADEAPEAEEADDSPMFDEDVMPDDEADLLIPVEDYLQAGVHIGTQQKTKDMERFIHRVRDDGLYVLDVSQTDKRIRTAADFLANYDPEQVLVTSSRQYGRFPAEKFADAIGARARTGRFIPGTLTNPDYRGYIEPDVVVVTDPIGDAQAVKEAITVGIPVIAMCDSNNQLSNVDLVIPTNNKGRRALSVVYWLLANETLDRRGTDTVYALEDFEEGI from the coding sequence ATGACCGAAAACGACAACGAAGCACTCGAGACCGCCGAGGAGGAGATCGAGGAGGAGGCCACCGGCGAAGCCGGTGCCAATCCCGAGGTCGACCCCGACATCGAGGCGGACGACGACCTGCCCGCCGAGGGAGCCGACGAGGCCCCCGAGGCCGAAGAAGCCGACGACAGCCCGATGTTCGACGAGGACGTCATGCCCGACGACGAGGCGGACCTCCTCATCCCCGTGGAGGATTACCTCCAGGCGGGCGTCCACATCGGGACCCAGCAGAAGACCAAAGACATGGAGCGGTTCATCCACCGCGTCCGTGACGACGGTCTCTACGTCCTCGACGTCAGCCAGACCGACAAGCGCATCCGCACGGCCGCGGACTTCCTGGCGAACTACGACCCCGAGCAGGTGCTCGTCACCTCCTCGCGCCAGTACGGTCGGTTCCCGGCCGAGAAGTTCGCCGACGCCATCGGCGCGCGCGCCCGCACGGGCCGCTTCATCCCCGGCACGCTGACGAACCCCGACTACCGCGGCTACATCGAGCCGGACGTCGTCGTCGTCACCGACCCCATCGGTGACGCGCAGGCCGTCAAGGAGGCCATCACGGTCGGCATCCCGGTCATCGCGATGTGCGACTCGAACAACCAGCTGTCGAACGTCGACCTCGTCATCCCGACGAACAACAAAGGTCGCCGCGCGCTGTCGGTCGTCTACTGGCTGCTCGCCAACGAGACGCTCGACCGCCGCGGCACCGACACCGTCTACGCCCTCGAAGACTTCGAGGAAGGCATCTAG
- a CDS encoding DMT family transporter, translating to MSRNDAALFVGIAAVWGTAFVATKAALDSFPPVTLASLRFSLAALALFVVVFAARKRWLPNGRGDWLPILTGGAFNIGLHHALLFAGQQYVSAALAATLLGLVPVATPVFARLARHDDSLSATGAIGVLVGFLSVVLMAQLDPDDLSASVGAGLVLASAIAWVLGAVLTREDDATLSPVSLQAWTLLVGAALLSLATLVLPGESLAPLAVTSATPEALGWLVYLALIPGAAGFFAYFRLLDRIGPIQAGLLEYAIPPFAALFGFVVLRETLDATTIAGFFGVFVAFLLVKSDSIAALLDRRRDRAESVDSQSD from the coding sequence GTGAGTCGAAACGACGCCGCGCTGTTCGTCGGCATCGCCGCCGTCTGGGGGACCGCGTTCGTCGCAACCAAGGCGGCGCTCGACTCGTTTCCCCCGGTGACGCTCGCGTCGCTTCGGTTCTCGCTGGCGGCGCTTGCCCTCTTCGTCGTCGTCTTCGCCGCCCGAAAGCGGTGGCTGCCGAACGGTCGCGGCGACTGGCTCCCGATTCTCACCGGCGGCGCGTTCAACATCGGCCTCCACCACGCGCTGCTTTTCGCCGGACAGCAGTACGTCTCCGCCGCCCTCGCCGCGACGCTTCTCGGACTGGTTCCGGTCGCGACGCCGGTGTTCGCGCGTCTCGCGCGGCACGACGACAGCCTCTCGGCGACGGGTGCTATCGGCGTTCTCGTCGGCTTTCTGAGCGTCGTGCTCATGGCGCAGCTGGACCCCGACGACCTGTCGGCGAGCGTCGGCGCGGGACTGGTGCTCGCCTCCGCCATCGCGTGGGTGCTCGGGGCCGTCCTCACCCGCGAGGACGACGCGACGCTCTCGCCCGTCTCGCTGCAGGCGTGGACGCTCCTCGTCGGTGCCGCGCTCCTCTCGCTCGCGACGCTCGTGCTCCCGGGCGAGTCGCTCGCTCCGCTCGCCGTCACGTCGGCGACGCCGGAGGCGCTCGGGTGGCTAGTGTACCTCGCGCTAATTCCCGGCGCGGCGGGCTTCTTCGCCTACTTCCGTCTGCTCGACCGTATCGGCCCGATTCAGGCCGGGTTACTGGAGTACGCCATCCCGCCGTTCGCGGCGCTGTTCGGCTTCGTCGTCCTCCGAGAGACGCTCGACGCGACCACGATTGCGGGTTTCTTCGGCGTCTTCGTCGCCTTCCTCCTCGTGAAATCCGACAGCATCGCGGCGTTGCTCGATCGCCGTCGTGACCGAGCGGAGTCGGTCGACTCGCAGTCGGACTGA
- a CDS encoding acetoacetate decarboxylase family protein — MRGDEEMATLSTGQTVSLPLRCEADVAGATFTARWERLRAAVPEGLTPIRVAPRSGLVTLAGVRYRSVEGFDPYEEFAVVVPVARRTVGGRGVPYLGAGAEVGGFVLALPVTTEASKALGREIWGYPKTVADISVAETDDGWRVTADSEGAAATRLTVRGGRALPLDVRATSYSVRNGVLSEAPIDLLGEVRVGVGGARVRVGDGALGTTLRDLGVGHPVGRFVGQRLRAHVHAPTPLYE; from the coding sequence ATGCGTGGAGACGAGGAGATGGCGACGCTCTCGACCGGACAGACCGTCTCGCTGCCGCTTCGGTGCGAAGCGGACGTCGCGGGCGCGACGTTCACCGCGCGGTGGGAGCGACTTCGCGCCGCGGTTCCCGAGGGACTGACCCCGATTCGCGTCGCGCCGCGGTCGGGTCTCGTCACCCTCGCGGGCGTTCGTTACCGCTCGGTGGAGGGGTTCGACCCCTACGAGGAGTTCGCCGTCGTCGTGCCGGTCGCGCGGCGGACGGTCGGCGGGCGAGGAGTGCCGTATCTCGGGGCCGGAGCCGAAGTCGGCGGATTCGTTCTCGCGTTGCCGGTGACGACCGAGGCGTCGAAAGCGCTCGGGAGAGAGATTTGGGGCTACCCGAAGACGGTGGCCGATATCTCGGTCGCCGAGACCGACGACGGGTGGCGAGTAACGGCGGATTCGGAGGGTGCCGCGGCGACCAGGCTGACGGTGCGGGGCGGGCGGGCGCTCCCGCTCGACGTCCGGGCGACGAGTTACAGCGTCCGAAACGGCGTCCTCTCGGAAGCGCCGATCGACCTCCTCGGCGAGGTTCGTGTCGGTGTCGGAGGTGCACGAGTTCGCGTCGGCGACGGCGCACTGGGGACAACGCTCCGGGACCTCGGTGTCGGCCACCCCGTCGGGCGCTTCGTCGGACAAAGGCTTCGCGCGCACGTCCACGCGCCGACGCCGCTCTACGAGTGA